A DNA window from Mya arenaria isolate MELC-2E11 chromosome 17, ASM2691426v1 contains the following coding sequences:
- the LOC128223209 gene encoding uncharacterized protein LOC128223209 — protein MVRDVGGASVTVRDAGAASVTVRYAGAASFMVRDAGAVSVRVRDAGAASVTARDAGAASVTVRDAGAASVTVRDAGVATVSVRDACATSVMVRDAGAACVTVRDAGAATISVRDAGSASVMVRNAGAASVTVRDAGSASVTVEDAGAASVTVRNACAASVTVRDAGAASVTVRDACAASSMVKDAGVASVTVRDAGAASVTVQDAGAASVTVRDACAASSMVKDADVASVTVRDAGAASVTVKDAGAARVMVRDAGAACVTVRDAGAASVPVKMLVLLV, from the coding sequence ATGGTTAGAGATGTTGGTGGTGCTAGTGTTACGGTAAGAGATGCTGGTGCTGCTAGTGTTACTGTTAGATATGCTGGTGCTGCAAGTTTTATGGTTAGAGATGCTGGTGCTGTTAGTGTTAGGGTACGAGATGCTGGTGCTGCAAGTGTTACGGCTAGAGATGCTGGTGCTGCTAGTGTTACGGTAAGAGATGCTGGTGCTGCTAGTGTTACGGTTAGAGATGCTGGTGTTGCAACTGTTTCGGTTAGAGATGCTTGTGCTACTAGTGTTATGGTAAGAGATGCTGGTGCTGCTTGTGTTACAGTAAGAGATGCTGGTGCTGCAACTATTTCGGTAAGAGATGCTGGTTCTGCTAGTGTTATGGTAAGAAATGCTGGTGCTGCAAGTGTTACGGTAAGAGATGCTGGTTCTGCTAGTGTTACGGTTGAAGATGCTGGTGCTGCTAGTGTTACAGTTAGAAATGCTTGTGCTGCTAGTGTTACTGTTAGAGATGCTGGTGCTGCTAGTGTTACAGTTAGAGATGCTTGTGCTGCTAGTTCTATGGTTAAAGATGCTGGTGTTGCTAGTGTTACAGTAAGAGATGCTGGTGCTGCTAGTGTTACGGTTCAAGATGCTGGTGCTGCTAGTGTTACAGTTAGAGATGCTTGTGCTGCTAGTTCTATGGTTAAAGATGCTGATGTTGCTAGTGTTACAGTAAGAGATGCTGGTGCTGCTAGTGTTACGGTTAAAGATGCTGGTGCTGCTAGGGTAATGGTTAGAGATGCTGGTGCTGCTTGTGTTACGGTTAGAGATGCTGGTGCTGCAAGTGTTCCAGTTAAGATGCTGGTGCTGCTAGTGTAA
- the LOC128223954 gene encoding cyclic AMP-dependent transcription factor ATF-6 alpha-like isoform X1, producing the protein MECDFVSEVDRKFFSNNMLSNEDWEASLELPDMMGLDSHLPNVDLLTDLPTDFQLPEDLGTTHDELLNEWSDSSDSGVSGLLVSQSTDLSSIKNEPLSPSLSHTSDSCDSGISTVTEQSPYNYLFMSNPASPEPDLTLTQSPHCVDISDVEQQVTLLYDTVPSSVKSEILEQAVTTVNTEISTLTNTHLTNISHPLSPVATPHIETILNSKVKIQPRPETCGGEPPSPKKQRTTQPDVSSQKSLVLTPDEFQRLTSQGVLCFQPPKQESICNGGVLPSPLVTSVTSQCPLQKMPISSTNTVVVENADTKMFKRQQRMIKNRESASLSRKRKKEYMSSLEDQLKAFCDENERLKMENQTLKSRLSQLHTENESLKKTVTIPSSLKKTIVLSFFIFFALNLGSWSSIILPSQPNLNKGIVPGVSVHRGRQLMSVVEKTESSHTVDVDTVNKLHDFIMEYGERGVRGERRLNESDVPPMCPMYFNKTESMRLAEQLAGWMSRHEEKKMVVKKKLGKKPDKQLRPISTLSRAMRGDIGHGMDTKYNSGLDSRYHLQLYEGADTGKDFLKALHRRNDTFYVLSFDEDYYLVPAIYHNKTSRPRMSLVMPAAALNESMMPRDDEVGMMQIDCEVMNTQLVHVRKSAIPRKARSKYNATTHKYDAEYYT; encoded by the exons ATGGAGTGTGATTTCGTTTCAGAGGTCGATAGAAAGTTCTTCTCTAACAATATGCTTTCCAACGAAGATTGGG AGGCAAGTCTAGAACTTCCAGACATGATGGGATTGGATTCTCATCTTCCAAATGTTGACTTGCTCACAGATTTGCCAACAGATTTTCAG CTGCCAGAAGACCTGGGCACAACACATGATGAACTTCTCAACGAATGGAGTGATAGCTCAGATAGTGGTGTTAGTG GTTTGCTGGTGAGCCAGAGTACAGATTTATCATCAATCAAAAATGAACCTCTCTCACCATCCCTCTCCCATACATCCGACAGCTGTGATAGTGGAATTTCTACG GTCACAGAACAGAGTCCATATAACTACCTTTTCATGTCCAATCCAGCCAGCCCAGAACCAGATCTCACACTGACACAGTCACCACACTGTGTAGACATTTCAGATGTAGAGCAACAAGTCACCCTGTTGTACGACACAGTGCCATCCTCTGTGAAATCAGAAATATTGGAGCAAGCCGTTACCACGGTGAACACAGAAATCTCAACACtaacaaatacacatttaacaaacataag cCATCCCCTATCACCTGTTGCCACGCCCCATATTGAAACAATACTCAACTCAAAGGTGAAAATACAACCAAGGCCCGAGACTTGCGGAGGGGAACCACCAAGCCCAAAAAAGCAACGCACTACACAACCAG ATGTAAGTTCACAGAAGTCCCTTGTTCTTACACCAGATGAGTTTCAGCGACTTACGAGCCAGGGTGTGCTGTGTTTCCAACCTCCAAAACAGGAGAGTATTTGCAATGGTGGAGTCTTACCTTCACCACTTGTTACTTCAGTAACGAGCCAGTGTCCTCTGCAGAAAATGCCGATCAGTTCTACAAATACTGTGGTGGTGGAAAATGCAGAt acaaaaatGTTCAAGCGTCAACAGAGAATGATCAAGAATAGGGAGTCAGCAAGTTTGTCACGGAAACGGAAAAAAGAG tACATGTCATCATTAGAGGACCAACTGAAAGCTTTCTGTGACGAAAATGAGAGGCTGAAGATGGAAAACCAGACATTGAAAAGCCGCCTATCACAGCTCCATACTGAG AATGAATCCTTGAAAAAGACGGTGACAATACCATCGAGTCTCAAGAAAACCATCGTTCTCTCATTCTTCATATTTTTTGCTCTCAATCTCGGCTCATGGAG CTCAATAATACTGCCATCACAACCCAATCTCAACAAGGGGATTGTACCAGGTGTATCAGTCCACAGAGGGAGACAACTCATGTCTGTAGTGGAAAAAACAGAATCATCCCACACGGTGGATGTCGATACCGTTAATAAACTTCATGATTTTATTATGGAGTACGGGGAAAGAGGAGTGAGGGGGGAACGCAGACTGAATGAGTCAGATGTGCCACCCATGTGTccaatgtatttcaataaaaccgAGTCCATGAG actTGCTGAGCAATTAGCAGGCTGGATGTCTCGACATGAAGAGAAAAAGATGGTCGTGAAGAAGAAGTTAGGAAAGAAGCCAGATAAACAATTGAGACCAATATCCACCCTGAGTCGAGCCATGAGGGGGGATATAGGCCACGGGATGGACACTAAATATAACAG TGGATTGGACTCACGTTACCACCTCCAACTGTACGAGGGAGCGGATACAGGGAAGGACTTCCTCAAGGCTCTCCATCGACGCAACGATACTTTCTATGTGCTCTCATTTGATGAG GACTACTATCTTGTGCCTGCCATATACCATAACAAAACATCCAGGCCACGAATGTCACTGGTTATGCCAGCTGCCGCATTAAATG AGTCCATGATGCCGCGTGACGATGAGGTTGGGATGATGCAGATCGACTGTGAGGTGATGAACACACAGCTCGTGCACGTGCGCAAGTCTGCCATCCCGCGTAAGGCTCGAAGCAAGTACAACGCTACAACACATAAATATGATGCCGAGTATTACACATAG
- the LOC128223210 gene encoding putative per-hexamer repeat protein 5, producing the protein MVRVSMLPVRDAGAASVTVRDAGAATVTVRDAGAASVTVRDAGVASVTVKDAGASSFMVGDAFAASVRVRDADTASVTVRDAGSASFLVRDAGAASVTVRDAGAACVTVRDAGAASVPVRDAGAASVSVRDAGAASVSVRDAGSASVTVRDAGAARGMVRDAGAAGVTVRDAGAAIVTVRDAGSASVTVEDAGAASVTVRDAGVATVSVRDAGAASVTVRDACAVSVTVKDTGAASVMVRDAGATSVTVRDAGAASVSVRDACAASVTVTDAGVVSVTVKDAGAASVTVRDAGAASVTVEDAGAARVKVRDAGAARVTVRDAGAACVTVRDAGAACVTVRDAGATSVPVKDAGAASLTVEDAVVLVLCLYLKVTVRDAGAATVTVRDAGAASVTVRDAGAATVTVRDACAASVTVRDAGAATVTVRDAGAAIVTVRDAGAASFMVRDAGAASVRVPDAGAVCVTVRTAGAASFTVRDAGAASVTVRDAGIATVSVRDAGSASVTARDAGAASVMVRDAGAAGAAGVTVRDAGAATVSVRDAGSASVMVEDAGAASFTFRDAEAASFTFRDPCAASVTVRDAGAASVTVRDACAASVTVKDAGVASVTVRDAGAASVTDIDAGAARVMIRDAGAARGTVRDAGAASVPVKDAGAAILTVEDAGSASVTIRDAAAASVTDKDAGAARVTIRDAGAARGTVRDAGAASLPVKDAGAAIVTVEDAGAASVTVRDAAAASVTVRDDGATSVMFRDAGATGVLVRDAGAASVTVKRCRCC; encoded by the exons TTAGAGATGCTGGTGCTGCTAGTGTTACTGTTAGAGATGCTGGTGCTGCAACTGTTACAGTTAGAGATGCTGGTGCTGCTAGTGTTACTGTTAGAGATGCTGGTGTTGCTAGTGTTACTGTAAAAGATGCCGGTGCTTCAAGTTTTATGGTTGGAGATGCTTTTGCTGCTAGTGTTAGGGTACGAGATGCTGATACTGCAAGTGTTACAGTTAGAGATGCTGGTTCTGCTAGTTTTTTGGTTAGAGATGCTGGTGCTGCAAGTGTTACGGTACGAGATGCTGGTGCTGCTTGTGTTACGGTACGAGATGCTGGTGCTGCAAGTGTTCCCGTTAGAGATGCTGGTGCTGCAAGTGTTTCGGTTAGAGATGCTGGTGCTGCAAGTGTTTCGGTTAGAGATGCTGGTTCTGCTAGTGTTACGGTAAGAGATGCTGGTGCCGCTAGGGGTATGGTTAGAGATGCTGGTGCTGCTGGTGTCACAGTAAGAGATGCTGGTGCTGCAATTGTTACGGTTAGAGATGCTGGTTCTGCTAGTGTTACGGTTGAAGATGCTGGTGCTGCTAGTGTTACGGTTAGAGATGCTGGTGTTGCAACTGTTTCGGTTAGAGATGCTGGTGCTGCTAGTGTTACTGTTAGAGATGCTTGTGCTGTTAGTGTTACGGTTAAAGATACTGGTGCTGCTAGTGTTATGGTAAGAGATGCTGGTGCTACTAGTGTTACGGTTAGAGATGCTGGTGCTGCTAGTGTTTCGGTTAGAGATGCTTGTGCTGCTAGTGTTACTGTTACAGATGCTGGTGTTGTTAGTGTTACGGTTAAAGATGCTGGTGCTGCTAGTGTTACGGTAAGAGATGCTGGTGCTGCTAGTGTTACGGTTGAAGATGCTGGTGCTGCTAGGGTAAAGGTACGAGATGCTGGTGCTGCTCGTGTTACGGTTAGAGATGCTGGTGCTGCTTGTGTTACGGTTAGAGATGCTGGTGCTGCTTGTGTTACGGTTAGAGATGCTGGGGCTACAAGTGTTCCGGTTAAAGATGCTGGTGCTGCTAGTTTAACGGTTGAAGATGCTGTGGTGCTAGTGTTATG TCTTTATCTTAAAGTTACGGTTAGAGATGCTGGTGCTGCAACTGTTACAGTTAGAGATGCTGGTGCTGCTAGTGTTACTGTTAGAGATGCTGGTGCTGCAACTGTTACAGTTAGAGATGCTTGTGCTGCTAGTGTTACTGTTAGAGATGCTGGTGCTGCAACTGTTACTGTTAGAGATGCTGGTGCTGCTATTGTTACTGTTAGAGATGCTGGTGCTGCAAGTTTTATGGTTAGAGATGCTGGTGCTGCTAGTGTTAGGGTACCAGATGCTGGTGCTGTATGTGTTACAGTTAGAACTGCTGGTGCTGCAAGTTTTACAGTTAGAGATGCTGGTGCTGCTAGTGTTACCGTTAGAGATGCTGGTATTGCAACTGTTTCGGTTAGAGATGCTGGTTCTGCTAGTGTTACTGCAAGAGATGCTGGTGCTGCTAGTGTTATGGTTAGAGATGctggtgctgctggtgctgctggtgTTACGGTTAGAGATGCTGGTGCTGCAACTGTTTCGGTAAGAGATGCTGGTTCTGCTAGTGTTATGGTTGAAGATGCTGGTGCTGCTAGTTTTACATTTAGAGATGCTGAAGCTGCTAGTTTTACTTTTAGAGATCCTTGTGCTGCTAGTGTTACTGTTAGAGATGCTGGTGCTGCTAGTGTTACGGTTAGAGATGCTTGTGCTGCTAGTGTTACGGTTAAAGATGCTGGTGTTGCTAGTGTTACGGTAAGAGATGCTGGTGCTGCTAGTGTTACGGATATAGATGCTGGTGCTGCTAGGGTAATGATTAGAGATGCTGGTGCTGCTAGGGGTACAGTAAGAGATGCTGGTGCTGCAAGTGTTCCGGTTAAAGATGCTGGTGCTGCTATTTTAACGGTTGAAGATGCTGGTTCTGCTAGTGTTACGATAAGAGATGCTGCTGCTGCAAGTGTTACGGATAAAGATGCTGGTGCTGCTAGGGTAACGATTAGAGATGCTGGTGCTGCTAGGGGTACAGTAAGAGATGCTGGTGCTGCAAGTCTTCCGGTTAAAGATGCTGGTGCTGCTATTGTAACGGTTGAAGATGCTGGTGCTGCTAGTGTTACGGTAAgagatgctgctgctgctagtGTTACGGTGAGAGATGATGGTGCTACTAGTGTTATGTTTAGAGATGCTGGTGCAACTGGTGTTTTGGTTAGAGATGCTGGTGCTGCAAGTGTTACGGTAAAGAGATGCAGGTGCTGCTAG
- the LOC128223208 gene encoding serine-rich adhesin for platelets-like, which produces MLVLRVLCVTARVAGAASFTVRDAGAASFTFRDACGASVTVRDACAASVTVRDAGAASVMVKDAGVATVSVRDAGSASVTVRDAGATSFMVRDAGADCAAGVTVRDAGAATVLFRDAGFASVTVRNAGAASVTVRDAGSASVTVEDAASVTVRDASTASFTFRDAFAASVTVRDAGDASVTVRDACAASVTVKDAGVASVTVRDAGAASVKIKDAGAARVMVRDAGAACVTVRDAGAASVLVKDAGAASVTVEDAAAAAASVTVRDDGATSVMVRDAGATSVKIREPSATSVMVRTAGAASFTVRDASAASVTIRGAGAAIVTVRDAGAASVAVRNAGVATVSVNGAGSASVTVRDAGATSVTVRDAGAAGVTLRDAGDATVLVRDAGSASVMVRNAGAASVTVRDAGSASVTVEDTGAASVTVRGACAASFTFRDACGASVTVRDAGSACVTVEDAGAASVTVRDACAASFTFRDAGAASVTVRDAGAASVTVRDAGAASVTIRDAGAASVTVRDAAAASVTVRDAGAASVTVRDAGAASVTVRDACAASVTVRDAGAASVTVRDAGVANC; this is translated from the exons ATGCTGGTGCTGCGAGTGTTATG TGTTACTGCAAGAGTTGCTGGTGCTGCTAGTTTTACTGTAAGAGATGCTGGTGCTGCTAGTTTTACTTTTAGAGATGCTTGTGGTGCTAGTGTTACTGTTAGAGATGCTTGTGCTGCTAGTGTTACCGTTAGAGATGCTGGTGCTGCTAGTGTTATGGTTAAAGATGCTGGTGTTGCAACTGTTTCAGTTAGAGATGCTGGTTCTGCTAGTGTTACGGTAAGAGATGCTGGTGCTACTAGTTTTATGGTTAGAGATGCTGGTGCTGATTGTGCTGCTGGTGTTACAGTAAGAGATGCTGGTGCTGCAACTGTTTTGTTTAGAGATGCTGGTTTTGCTAGTGTTACGGTAAGAAATGCTGGTGCTGCAAGTGTTACGGTTAGAGATGCTGGTTCTGCTAGTGTTACGGTTGAAGATGCTGCTAGTGTTACAGTAAGAGATGCTAGTACTGCTAGTTTTACTTTTAGAGATGCTTTTGCTGCTAGTGTTACTGTTAGAGATGCTGGTGATGCAAGCGTTACGGTAAGAGATGCTTGTGCTGCTAGTGTTACGGTTAAAGATGCTGGTGTTGCTAGTGTTACAGTTAGAGATGCTGGTGCTGCTAGTGTTAAGATTAAAGATGCTGGTGCTGCTAGGGTAATGGTTAGAGATGCTGGTGCTGCTTGTGTTACGGTTAGAGATGCTGGTGCTGCAAGTGTTCTGGTTAAAGATGCTGGTGCTGCTAGTGTAACGGTTGaagatgctgctgctgctgctgcaagTGTTACGGTAAGAGATGATGGTGCTACTAGTGTTATGGTTAGAGATGCTGGTGCTACTAGTGTTAAGATACGAGAACCTAGTGCTACTAGTGTTATGGTTAGAACTGCTGGTGCTGCAAGTTTTACGGTTAGAGATGCTAGTGCTGCAAGTGTTACGATTAGAGGTGCTGGTGCTGCTATTGTTACCGTTAGAGATGCTGGTGCTGCTAGTGTTGCGGTTAGAAATGCTGGTGTTGCAACTGTTTCGGTTAATGGTGCTGGTTCTGCTAGTGTTACGGTAAGAGATGCTGGTGCTACTAGTGTTACGGTTAGAGATGCTGGTGCTGCTGGTGTTACGTTAAGAGATGCTGGTGATGCAACTGTTTTGGTAAGAGATGCTGGTTCTGCTAGTGTTATGGTAAGAAATGCTGGTGCTGCTAGTGTTACGGTTAGAGATGCTGGTTCTGCTAGTGTTACGGTTGAAGATACTGGTGCTGCTAGTGTTACGGTAAGAGGTGCTTGTGCTGCTAGTTTTACTTTTAGAGATGCTTGTGGTGCTAGTGTTACTGTTAGAGATGCTGGTTCTGCTTGTGTTACGGTTGAAGATGCTGGTGCTGCTAGTGTTACGGTAAGAGATGCTTGTGCTGCTAGTTTTACTTTTAGAGATGCTGGTGCTGCTAGTGTTACTGTTAGAGATGCTGGTGCTGCTAGTGTTACGGTTAGAGATGCTGGTGCTGCTAGTGTTACGATAAGAGATGCTGGTGCTGCTAGTGTTACGGTAAgagatgctgctgctgctagtGTTACGGTAAGAGATGCTGGTGCTGCTAGTGTTACGGTAAGAGATGCTGGTGCTGCTAGTGTTACTGTTAGAGATGCTTGTGCTGCTAGTGTTACGGTTAGAGATGCTGGTGCTGCTAGTGTTACGGTAAGAGATGCTGGTGTTGCCAATTGTTAG
- the LOC128223954 gene encoding cyclic AMP-dependent transcription factor ATF-6 alpha-like isoform X2 encodes MMGLDSHLPNVDLLTDLPTDFQLPEDLGTTHDELLNEWSDSSDSGVSGLLVSQSTDLSSIKNEPLSPSLSHTSDSCDSGISTVTEQSPYNYLFMSNPASPEPDLTLTQSPHCVDISDVEQQVTLLYDTVPSSVKSEILEQAVTTVNTEISTLTNTHLTNISHPLSPVATPHIETILNSKVKIQPRPETCGGEPPSPKKQRTTQPDVSSQKSLVLTPDEFQRLTSQGVLCFQPPKQESICNGGVLPSPLVTSVTSQCPLQKMPISSTNTVVVENADTKMFKRQQRMIKNRESASLSRKRKKEYMSSLEDQLKAFCDENERLKMENQTLKSRLSQLHTENESLKKTVTIPSSLKKTIVLSFFIFFALNLGSWSSIILPSQPNLNKGIVPGVSVHRGRQLMSVVEKTESSHTVDVDTVNKLHDFIMEYGERGVRGERRLNESDVPPMCPMYFNKTESMRLAEQLAGWMSRHEEKKMVVKKKLGKKPDKQLRPISTLSRAMRGDIGHGMDTKYNSGLDSRYHLQLYEGADTGKDFLKALHRRNDTFYVLSFDEDYYLVPAIYHNKTSRPRMSLVMPAAALNESMMPRDDEVGMMQIDCEVMNTQLVHVRKSAIPRKARSKYNATTHKYDAEYYT; translated from the exons ATGATGGGATTGGATTCTCATCTTCCAAATGTTGACTTGCTCACAGATTTGCCAACAGATTTTCAG CTGCCAGAAGACCTGGGCACAACACATGATGAACTTCTCAACGAATGGAGTGATAGCTCAGATAGTGGTGTTAGTG GTTTGCTGGTGAGCCAGAGTACAGATTTATCATCAATCAAAAATGAACCTCTCTCACCATCCCTCTCCCATACATCCGACAGCTGTGATAGTGGAATTTCTACG GTCACAGAACAGAGTCCATATAACTACCTTTTCATGTCCAATCCAGCCAGCCCAGAACCAGATCTCACACTGACACAGTCACCACACTGTGTAGACATTTCAGATGTAGAGCAACAAGTCACCCTGTTGTACGACACAGTGCCATCCTCTGTGAAATCAGAAATATTGGAGCAAGCCGTTACCACGGTGAACACAGAAATCTCAACACtaacaaatacacatttaacaaacataag cCATCCCCTATCACCTGTTGCCACGCCCCATATTGAAACAATACTCAACTCAAAGGTGAAAATACAACCAAGGCCCGAGACTTGCGGAGGGGAACCACCAAGCCCAAAAAAGCAACGCACTACACAACCAG ATGTAAGTTCACAGAAGTCCCTTGTTCTTACACCAGATGAGTTTCAGCGACTTACGAGCCAGGGTGTGCTGTGTTTCCAACCTCCAAAACAGGAGAGTATTTGCAATGGTGGAGTCTTACCTTCACCACTTGTTACTTCAGTAACGAGCCAGTGTCCTCTGCAGAAAATGCCGATCAGTTCTACAAATACTGTGGTGGTGGAAAATGCAGAt acaaaaatGTTCAAGCGTCAACAGAGAATGATCAAGAATAGGGAGTCAGCAAGTTTGTCACGGAAACGGAAAAAAGAG tACATGTCATCATTAGAGGACCAACTGAAAGCTTTCTGTGACGAAAATGAGAGGCTGAAGATGGAAAACCAGACATTGAAAAGCCGCCTATCACAGCTCCATACTGAG AATGAATCCTTGAAAAAGACGGTGACAATACCATCGAGTCTCAAGAAAACCATCGTTCTCTCATTCTTCATATTTTTTGCTCTCAATCTCGGCTCATGGAG CTCAATAATACTGCCATCACAACCCAATCTCAACAAGGGGATTGTACCAGGTGTATCAGTCCACAGAGGGAGACAACTCATGTCTGTAGTGGAAAAAACAGAATCATCCCACACGGTGGATGTCGATACCGTTAATAAACTTCATGATTTTATTATGGAGTACGGGGAAAGAGGAGTGAGGGGGGAACGCAGACTGAATGAGTCAGATGTGCCACCCATGTGTccaatgtatttcaataaaaccgAGTCCATGAG actTGCTGAGCAATTAGCAGGCTGGATGTCTCGACATGAAGAGAAAAAGATGGTCGTGAAGAAGAAGTTAGGAAAGAAGCCAGATAAACAATTGAGACCAATATCCACCCTGAGTCGAGCCATGAGGGGGGATATAGGCCACGGGATGGACACTAAATATAACAG TGGATTGGACTCACGTTACCACCTCCAACTGTACGAGGGAGCGGATACAGGGAAGGACTTCCTCAAGGCTCTCCATCGACGCAACGATACTTTCTATGTGCTCTCATTTGATGAG GACTACTATCTTGTGCCTGCCATATACCATAACAAAACATCCAGGCCACGAATGTCACTGGTTATGCCAGCTGCCGCATTAAATG AGTCCATGATGCCGCGTGACGATGAGGTTGGGATGATGCAGATCGACTGTGAGGTGATGAACACACAGCTCGTGCACGTGCGCAAGTCTGCCATCCCGCGTAAGGCTCGAAGCAAGTACAACGCTACAACACATAAATATGATGCCGAGTATTACACATAG